The genomic window CGTCGTTCGGCGGAGGCGCTTTCAACGCTAGAAGGCGCAGGCGAGTTCTCCGTTGTACGCGTGGAGGATATTGCTGCTGAGCCCGACACACCTGAAGGTTTCGTCAACGCCACGCTGGCGTTACTAGCTGCCGGCGACTGGGCGATTGGATTGTCATGTTCCCATGACTCGCTCAATCAAGCAGAGCTTGTTCTTCCGCAACGCGCCAAGGCCGGGCACGTCTATGTAGCGGCCGGAGAGTTTTCAAAAGAACTCCAGGCGAGCTTCACGCTGTTGCAGTTTGTCTTGTCGAAGAGAACCAAGGAGGGCCGCGAAGCCACGTCCTTGGTCCGTTCGGGACTCAGTCAAATTGAAGCGGCAGATGCACTTGGCATTTCCAAGCAAGCGATGAGTCAAAGGCTCCAAGCCGCCGGTTGGCAAGCCGAGCAAGCCGGCTATCAGCAAGCCGTTAGTCTGTGGTGTCGGGCTGCTCAATCGCTGCGGTAGCTTCAGGTGAAATCGCCTTCTTTGCGCCAGTGCCGAGCGGTTCTTCGTCCACAGGTTTATTAGCAACAGCGTTGGCTGCAGCTACCGCAGCGGCGATTTCAGGATTCGATTGCGTGTTAAACCAATCCTCGTGATCATCGGCGTTTGCGATGTTCTCGCTGCGTTCATCTCGCTGCGCTGGTTCATAGCGGAATACGCCGTCTTCGTCGCGTTTGCCAAGTGCTTTGGCAAAATCTTCCAAAGCATCACCGAATTGGCTGGGAATCATCCACATTGTGGAGGCTTCACCCTGCGCAAGCTGCGGCAGCTTCTCCAAATACTGGTAGGCCAAAACTTCCGGGGTAACCTGGACAGACTTGATGGCCGCGTTGACCTTTTGGATAGCCTTCGCTTCACCTTGGGCCGCCAAGTATCGTGCCGCGCGTTCGCCTTCCGCTTTGAGGATAGTTGCCTCTCGTTCGGCTTCAGCTGCCAAAATTGCCGCGTGCTTTTCACCCTCGGCCGCCAGGATCTTTGCCTGCTTTTCGCCCTCTGCCGTTCGAATATCAGATTCGCGGCGCCCCTCAGCGGTGAGAATCATAGCCCGCTTTTCCCGATCCGCCTTCATTTGCATTTCCATGGACTGCTGGATCGATGGAGGCGGATCGATAGCCTTCAATTCAACGCGGCTGATTCTCAAGCCCCATTTGGTGGTGGCGGCGTCGAGCTCACCACGCAGCCGACGGTTGATCACTTCTCGAGACGTCAGTGTCTCTTCCAATGTCATGCCGCCAACTACATCGCGAAGCGTGGCTACAGAGATCTGCTCCACACCAACGATGTAGTTGTCGACCCCGTAAATCGCACGGGCCGGATCATTAATTTGAAAGGTCACGACCGTATCGATGGCGACGGTGAGATTATCTTGAGTAATCACGGCCTGTGGAGGGAAGCTCACCACACGTTCACGAGTATCTATGCGAGCCCGAACCCGGTCGATGAAAGGCACGAGCAAACTGATGCCTCCCGAAATGGTTCGGGTATAGCGGCCCAATCGCTCGACAATCGCGGCTTCACCCTGGGGTATCACCACGATTGTTTTGGCGAGTATGAGCACTGCCAGAGCCACCACAACCGCGAGGAAAATCAATCCAGTCATGGGTTAGATCCCCTTCCACACCACAGCAGTGGTGCCGTCAATATCAACAACTTGAACACTTTCGCCTACCGTAAATCGCTCATCTTCGTGTAACGAGCGTGCAGACCAGATGCCACCGTCGAAGCGGATTTGGCCGCTGGTTGCATCAACGAGTTCGAGTACTTCCGCACGTTGGCCAAGTGCGGCCCGCGGCGAAGTATCGAGGGCAGGAGCCTGTAGCATGCGCTTTTTGGCGATGGGTTTCACCAAACCTAGCAGAGCGATCGAGACGACCGCGAACACTACTGCTTGGACAGGTAAGGAATCGCTGACCATGCTTGTTCCAGCCGCGGCGAGAGCGCCGCCGCCAAGCATCAAGAACGTGAGTTCTCCCGCCAGTAGTTCGAGGCCAGCTAGCGCCAGCGCGATCACAATCCAAATCAAGGCTCCCACACGGCCAAGGATACGTAAGAGAACCTCTTAGAGCAGATCTTCCTTGCTCAGGGTTTCATCCGTTACGAAATCCACCAATCGTTCCACAGCTCCGATCAATGTGGAATCAACATCTCGAAACGTGTCCACCGCTTGGTACACCCTGCGCCACCCGTCCTTTGGGTTCGACCAACCTACCCTGCGGCACACCCCCATCTTCCAATCCTCGCCATAGGGAACTTCAGGCCAAGCATTGAGCCCAACACGTTCCGGTTTCACCGCTGCCCAGATGTCGATGAACGGGTGACCAGTAACTAAAACATGTGGACCAACAGATCGGGTAAGCCTCGACTCTTTCGTACCTTCAATGAGGTGATCGGCCAGTACCCCTACCCTTCTGCCAGGCCCAGGTTGAAACTCCTCCAACTTGGACTGCAGGTTATCCAGTCCTTCGAGATACTCCACTACCACGCCTTCAACACGCAGATCGTGACCCCAGATCTTTTCGACGATCGCCGCGTCGTGTACCCCTTCAACCCAGATGCGCGAGGGCGCGGCGATCTTGGCTTCAACGTTTTCGACCCGACGTGATCCTGAGTTGGAACGTTGGGGCGCACGCTGAGGCACAAAGCGGGTCAATTCCACCCGTTGTCCGTCGATCATGAACG from Corynebacterium gerontici includes these protein-coding regions:
- a CDS encoding MarR family transcriptional regulator; protein product: MHFAIFARYRGRERRRAEFVRRSAEALSTLEGAGEFSVVRVEDIAAEPDTPEGFVNATLALLAAGDWAIGLSCSHDSLNQAELVLPQRAKAGHVYVAAGEFSKELQASFTLLQFVLSKRTKEGREATSLVRSGLSQIEAADALGISKQAMSQRLQAAGWQAEQAGYQQAVSLWCRAAQSLR
- a CDS encoding SPFH domain-containing protein; the protein is MTGLIFLAVVVALAVLILAKTIVVIPQGEAAIVERLGRYTRTISGGISLLVPFIDRVRARIDTRERVVSFPPQAVITQDNLTVAIDTVVTFQINDPARAIYGVDNYIVGVEQISVATLRDVVGGMTLEETLTSREVINRRLRGELDAATTKWGLRISRVELKAIDPPPSIQQSMEMQMKADREKRAMILTAEGRRESDIRTAEGEKQAKILAAEGEKHAAILAAEAEREATILKAEGERAARYLAAQGEAKAIQKVNAAIKSVQVTPEVLAYQYLEKLPQLAQGEASTMWMIPSQFGDALEDFAKALGKRDEDGVFRYEPAQRDERSENIANADDHEDWFNTQSNPEIAAAVAAANAVANKPVDEEPLGTGAKKAISPEATAAIEQPDTTD
- a CDS encoding NfeD family protein — protein: MGALIWIVIALALAGLELLAGELTFLMLGGGALAAAGTSMVSDSLPVQAVVFAVVSIALLGLVKPIAKKRMLQAPALDTSPRAALGQRAEVLELVDATSGQIRFDGGIWSARSLHEDERFTVGESVQVVDIDGTTAVVWKGI
- a CDS encoding DUF3097 domain-containing protein, giving the protein MSFDDRYANILGGHQRNAPRTYPKVPAEPGLVVEVLADGFVGAVINFERTYDGDFLRLEDRYGRERLFKMRPGAFMIDGQRVELTRFVPQRAPQRSNSGSRRVENVEAKIAAPSRIWVEGVHDAAIVEKIWGHDLRVEGVVVEYLEGLDNLQSKLEEFQPGPGRRVGVLADHLIEGTKESRLTRSVGPHVLVTGHPFIDIWAAVKPERVGLNAWPEVPYGEDWKMGVCRRVGWSNPKDGWRRVYQAVDTFRDVDSTLIGAVERLVDFVTDETLSKEDLL